The following proteins are encoded in a genomic region of Kosakonia oryzae:
- a CDS encoding fimbrial biogenesis chaperone, producing the protein MSRFFILLFVLFVPATLAGVMPAVTRVIYPPNAREKTLMLVNTNAWPVIVQTWADNGEGSPDNSAAPFVILPPVFRLAPGSTQGLRIIYNHDPLPTDRESVFWLNVYEVPPDSADLEKSYLKLAMNTQLKIFYRPQTLTLTPEEAIGKLTFRLYAEGENSWLEFNNPTPLGISFTTISVTGRSGQTKAYQQDDMMIKPFSQRRYLLERNVGSEAINVEAVWINDSGEILKHRFMK; encoded by the coding sequence ATGAGCCGGTTCTTCATTCTGCTGTTCGTCCTGTTCGTACCGGCGACGTTGGCTGGCGTAATGCCAGCCGTGACACGGGTGATTTATCCACCGAACGCGCGCGAAAAAACGCTGATGCTGGTGAACACCAATGCCTGGCCGGTGATTGTGCAAACCTGGGCAGACAACGGCGAAGGCTCGCCGGATAACAGCGCTGCGCCCTTTGTCATTCTGCCGCCGGTCTTTCGCCTGGCTCCTGGAAGCACACAGGGGTTACGCATCATTTATAACCACGATCCGCTGCCGACGGATCGGGAATCGGTTTTCTGGCTCAATGTGTATGAAGTGCCGCCGGATAGCGCAGACCTGGAAAAGTCGTATCTGAAGCTGGCAATGAACACCCAGCTAAAGATCTTTTACCGTCCGCAAACGCTCACCCTGACGCCCGAAGAAGCGATCGGCAAACTGACCTTTCGCCTGTATGCGGAGGGTGAAAACTCCTGGCTCGAATTCAACAACCCAACGCCGCTGGGCATTTCGTTTACCACAATCAGCGTGACAGGCCGCAGCGGGCAGACGAAAGCGTACCAGCAGGACGATATGATGATTAAGCCCTTCAGCCAGCGGCGTTATTTGCTGGAACGCAATGTCGGCAGTGAAGCAATAAACGTGGAAGCGGTCTGGATAAATGATAGTGGGGAAATATTAAAACATCGGTTTATGAAATAA
- a CDS encoding methyl-accepting chemotaxis protein has translation MSKLLPSIKNLPVAAKLFGGFAVLIVIIVLSSLISIQQSGNIRDHALKGKLINEISTELNTARRNRLTYQLNHDEKSLQANKVAIEKMDQKAITGLDFTWDSDARVLFEELRSTIPDYASHRDTFVKLEQVTVGKAQGLTSPELKTLLDKFSTRLEQQENTSKDEVALLNRLNNVWAAAYEIQSSAGKQGVDVFKAQSDAASKIVHSENLSLNAEDKAMAQAFLNGMQDNVASYVNALQESQKAATELTGVAEKINTITADLVTGQTQKNIDIIQRVMIIMGIVAICAVLTGLLVAWLLTRQMTRQIKHNLTLAERIAGGDLTAIIEPQSTDELGRLTQAMGMMNDRLRDMITQIKESVIHVANASSDISAGNIDLASRTEEQSAAVVETAASMEELTSTVKRNADNAREASQLAGVAAEHARSGGKIVWDVVSTMETITESSNKITDIISVINGISFQTNILALNAAVEAARAGEQGRGFAVVAGEVRNLAQRSANAAKEIEGLIKESVQRVTTGSEMANKAGTTMEQIVSSVTNVSGIMNEISSASEEQSRGIDQIGKAVTELDSTTQQNAALVQESSAASLSLEQQAEQLTQLVSVFKLSSETAKPKLAPAAARGKVSLRPATSTGNGADWESF, from the coding sequence ATGTCAAAGCTGTTACCGTCAATAAAAAACCTGCCTGTGGCTGCTAAGCTGTTTGGCGGGTTTGCAGTTTTAATTGTTATTATTGTGCTGTCGTCACTCATCAGCATACAGCAGTCTGGCAATATCCGTGACCATGCCTTAAAGGGTAAATTAATCAATGAAATCAGCACGGAGCTTAATACTGCACGACGTAACCGTTTGACTTATCAACTGAACCATGATGAAAAATCACTTCAGGCGAATAAAGTCGCCATTGAAAAGATGGATCAAAAAGCAATTACTGGCCTCGACTTTACCTGGGACAGCGATGCCCGCGTTTTGTTTGAAGAATTGCGCAGTACTATTCCGGACTATGCCAGCCACCGCGACACCTTCGTTAAACTGGAACAAGTGACTGTCGGGAAAGCGCAGGGGTTGACCTCTCCCGAGCTGAAAACCTTGCTGGATAAATTCAGTACCCGCTTAGAGCAGCAAGAAAATACGTCAAAAGATGAAGTAGCGTTACTCAATCGCCTCAATAACGTATGGGCGGCCGCTTATGAAATCCAGTCATCGGCAGGTAAGCAGGGGGTAGATGTTTTCAAGGCACAATCCGATGCCGCGTCGAAGATCGTCCATTCAGAAAACCTGAGCCTTAATGCGGAAGATAAAGCGATGGCGCAGGCATTTCTTAACGGCATGCAGGATAACGTTGCCTCCTATGTTAATGCTCTGCAGGAGTCGCAGAAAGCCGCTACAGAACTCACCGGCGTGGCAGAAAAAATCAATACCATCACTGCAGATTTGGTGACTGGCCAGACTCAGAAGAATATCGATATTATTCAGCGGGTCATGATTATTATGGGCATCGTTGCCATTTGCGCCGTGCTGACGGGGTTACTGGTCGCCTGGCTGCTTACCCGGCAGATGACGCGCCAGATAAAACACAATTTGACGTTGGCAGAACGTATTGCCGGTGGTGACCTGACCGCCATCATTGAGCCGCAGTCAACCGATGAACTGGGCCGCCTGACGCAGGCAATGGGCATGATGAATGACAGACTGCGCGACATGATCACCCAAATTAAAGAGTCGGTAATTCATGTGGCGAATGCATCGTCGGACATTTCGGCAGGCAATATTGACCTGGCTTCCCGCACGGAAGAGCAGTCTGCTGCGGTGGTTGAAACGGCGGCAAGCATGGAAGAGCTGACCTCAACGGTTAAGCGCAACGCAGACAATGCGCGTGAAGCCAGCCAGCTCGCTGGAGTGGCGGCAGAGCATGCGCGTTCCGGTGGGAAAATTGTCTGGGACGTCGTCAGCACGATGGAAACCATCACTGAAAGCTCCAACAAGATCACGGATATTATCAGCGTAATAAATGGTATTTCTTTCCAGACCAATATCCTTGCGCTTAACGCTGCTGTTGAGGCGGCACGCGCAGGTGAACAAGGGCGTGGATTTGCGGTGGTGGCGGGCGAAGTAAGAAACCTGGCGCAACGCAGTGCTAACGCCGCTAAAGAGATCGAAGGGCTGATAAAAGAGTCCGTGCAACGCGTGACGACCGGTTCAGAAATGGCGAATAAAGCCGGTACGACCATGGAGCAGATTGTATCCTCAGTCACTAACGTGAGTGGGATCATGAATGAAATTTCAAGCGCCTCAGAAGAGCAGAGCAGAGGTATTGATCAGATTGGTAAAGCCGTCACGGAGCTGGATTCAACAACCCAGCAGAATGCGGCGCTGGTTCAGGAGTCGTCGGCGGCCTCATTATCCCTGGAACAACAGGCTGAACAGCTCACTCAACTGGTTTCCGTGTTCAAGTTGAGTTCTGAGACCGCGAAGCCGAAACTCGCGCCCGCAGCGGCTCGCGGCAAGGTTAGCCTGCGGCCCGCAACGTCAACAGGCAACGGGGCTGACTGGGAATCGTTCTGA
- a CDS encoding winged helix-turn-helix transcriptional regulator, which produces MSKLYSPESAASGVEQVLQLLEGRWKLIILFHLFDGKVQRYSDFEKLIPAISQKMLAQQLRQLEADGIVSRTVYPQVPPKVEYRLTEWGQALCPALDAMLKWAEKREV; this is translated from the coding sequence ATGAGTAAGTTATATAGCCCGGAATCTGCCGCAAGCGGCGTGGAGCAAGTCCTGCAATTGCTGGAAGGCCGCTGGAAATTAATTATTCTTTTTCATCTCTTCGACGGAAAGGTGCAGCGCTATTCCGATTTCGAAAAACTGATCCCCGCTATTTCGCAGAAGATGCTGGCGCAGCAATTGCGACAGCTTGAAGCCGACGGAATCGTGTCGCGGACGGTCTATCCTCAGGTGCCGCCGAAAGTGGAATATCGGCTCACCGAGTGGGGGCAAGCGCTGTGCCCTGCGCTCGATGCCATGCTGAAGTGGGCAGAAAAACGCGAGGTTTAG
- a CDS encoding nuclear transport factor 2 family protein: MSLSLPHAISTYFAISNGGDIANIKHCFTADAVVTDEGKTHQGHAAIEAWQRAAQAAFDYSVEPVQLFTDGNRVTVMSNVVGNFPGSPVVLKHTFGLAGDKINALEIV; the protein is encoded by the coding sequence ATGTCATTATCACTACCGCACGCTATTTCTACCTATTTCGCCATCAGCAATGGTGGTGATATCGCCAACATTAAACACTGTTTTACCGCAGACGCCGTCGTGACAGATGAAGGTAAAACTCATCAGGGACATGCGGCGATCGAGGCATGGCAACGTGCCGCGCAGGCTGCGTTTGACTACAGCGTTGAGCCGGTACAGCTTTTCACCGACGGCAACCGGGTGACGGTCATGTCGAACGTCGTCGGTAATTTTCCCGGCAGCCCGGTAGTGCTTAAGCATACTTTCGGCCTGGCCGGCGACAAGATCAACGCACTGGAGATTGTCTGA
- a CDS encoding SDR family oxidoreductase gives MSWGLDFQGTRVLVTAGTKGVGKAVVGLLKQLGARVLTTARHAPAECLADVFVAADLTTADGCASVAQAVQTHLGGVDAIIHVVGGSTAPAGGFAALGEEEWQQELNLNLLPAVRLDRALLPGMLAQGSGVIIHVTSIQRELPLPESTTGYAAAKAALSAYSKSLSKEVSPKGVRVVRVAPGWIETEAAVALAERLAQQAGTDYEGGKQIIMNALGGIPLGRPSKPIEVANLIAFLASSHAAAITGTEYVIDGGTIPTV, from the coding sequence ATGTCATGGGGTCTTGATTTCCAGGGCACGCGCGTGCTGGTGACGGCGGGTACCAAAGGCGTTGGGAAAGCGGTTGTCGGGCTATTAAAACAACTGGGCGCCAGGGTGTTAACGACTGCACGCCACGCTCCCGCGGAATGTCTCGCCGATGTCTTCGTAGCGGCAGACCTGACCACTGCCGACGGCTGTGCCTCCGTAGCGCAAGCCGTTCAGACGCACCTGGGCGGTGTCGATGCCATCATCCATGTGGTGGGCGGTTCTACCGCACCCGCCGGTGGTTTTGCCGCGCTGGGCGAAGAGGAGTGGCAGCAGGAACTCAACCTTAATCTGTTGCCAGCGGTACGCTTAGATCGTGCGCTGTTGCCAGGGATGCTGGCACAGGGTAGCGGCGTGATCATTCACGTCACCTCTATCCAGCGTGAATTGCCGTTGCCGGAATCAACCACCGGCTATGCAGCCGCCAAAGCGGCGCTCTCGGCATACAGCAAAAGCCTGTCGAAAGAGGTTTCACCGAAGGGGGTTCGGGTAGTGCGCGTGGCGCCCGGTTGGATCGAAACCGAAGCGGCGGTAGCGCTGGCGGAGCGGCTGGCGCAGCAGGCGGGAACGGATTATGAAGGCGGTAAGCAGATCATTATGAATGCGCTCGGGGGCATTCCGCTGGGGCGTCCGTCAAAGCCCATTGAGGTGGCGAATCTCATCGCTTTTCTCGCCTCATCACATGCCGCCGCCATCACCGGTACCGAATATGTCATCGATGGCGGCACCATTCCGACGGTGTGA
- a CDS encoding glutathione S-transferase — protein MKLIGMMDSPYVRRVAISLELYGIEFNSMPLSVFSTFEEFSRINPVVKAPTVILDSGVQLMDSTLILYYFEALSEARHKLLPDNADALAKDLQILGVILAACEKAVQNIYEHKLRPEEKQHQPWVERITRQLLAACHEWDTLLDGRAIATRPDQVAVTSTVVWSFIQFMIPGVVTADNFKNIRSLAESCEALPAFKKYPLS, from the coding sequence ATGAAACTCATTGGTATGATGGATTCGCCTTACGTAAGGCGTGTTGCGATATCCCTGGAACTCTATGGCATTGAATTCAATAGCATGCCGCTCTCGGTATTTAGCACATTCGAAGAGTTTTCACGCATTAACCCGGTAGTCAAAGCCCCGACGGTCATACTGGATAGCGGTGTGCAGTTGATGGATTCAACGCTCATTCTTTATTATTTTGAAGCGCTGTCTGAAGCCAGGCACAAACTTTTGCCCGACAATGCTGACGCTCTGGCAAAAGATCTGCAGATTTTGGGGGTTATTCTCGCAGCCTGCGAAAAAGCGGTACAAAATATTTATGAGCACAAACTCAGACCAGAAGAAAAACAACATCAGCCGTGGGTTGAGCGCATTACCCGGCAACTGCTCGCCGCATGCCATGAATGGGATACTCTGCTTGATGGCCGCGCTATCGCGACTCGTCCTGACCAGGTCGCGGTAACCAGCACGGTGGTGTGGTCATTTATTCAGTTCATGATCCCAGGGGTAGTTACGGCAGATAATTTTAAAAACATTCGGTCGCTTGCTGAATCATGTGAAGCGCTGCCAGCGTTTAAAAAATATCCCTTATCTTAA
- a CDS encoding TonB-dependent receptor family protein has product MRRTKIAAAVAMLMAGKCSYAAEQTITVSGNILGDSRAEEVKTWAGSRTVISNDQLEKGANRTLDDALQRVPGVKIQDETGTGVLPQIAVRGLYDSRSGRAQILEDGIPLVLAPYGQEGMSLFPVTFSTIDRIDVVRGGAAVQYGPNNVGGVINLISKPIPLKWENEIAERATFYGKGHNLWDTYLRTGGMLNDDFGLQVEANQVKGSSFREHSDSKVQNFRVRGLWNINEDTTLNLSYQYYDAHADLAGALSTADYNRDRRQSTRPWDDYDGHTKRYSAVYNQQLGSLGFIDNAEFNWMFFGHESDRDFHVGMSKVAGQNFNPALPADIVQNSPRSFRVWGTEPRISMDINGDNVNQQWIVGGRFVSEKIDYQVRQRTLATGVTAVTRDWDFDNNAWAGYISNAVKLFNDTLTITPGMRYENISEKYTDKKTGQRTSTPDTQWLPGLTVGYQLTSQWFLYADMQKSLRPAQATQIVKGGDVSSELAWNYESGVRYKPTENVSLHAGLYRIDYKDQISYDSVSDSYLNIGRTRHQGVELEGFWSPQAIEGLKLHAGYAYLQAEQRNGVNRGKEVPYASRTQLTLDGSYDWRETTFSLAGYYFSKSYADAANTVSENSTGSVGQMPSYWVWNAQVSRDLFKSGSTVLNGYVGINNIFNRDYWFRGIDTSPWGRQPAPGRSVTAGVSLKF; this is encoded by the coding sequence ATGAGACGCACAAAAATTGCCGCAGCAGTGGCCATGCTCATGGCCGGTAAATGCAGTTATGCAGCAGAACAAACCATAACGGTGTCAGGGAATATTCTTGGCGATTCACGCGCAGAAGAAGTGAAAACCTGGGCCGGGAGCCGCACCGTTATCAGCAACGATCAATTGGAAAAAGGGGCCAATCGCACCCTTGATGATGCGTTACAGCGTGTGCCAGGGGTCAAGATACAGGATGAAACCGGTACAGGCGTGCTTCCGCAAATTGCGGTCCGAGGTTTGTACGACAGCCGCAGCGGCCGCGCACAAATTCTTGAGGACGGAATTCCGCTGGTGCTTGCACCTTACGGTCAGGAAGGAATGTCACTGTTTCCTGTAACATTTTCGACCATTGATCGCATTGACGTGGTTCGCGGTGGCGCGGCGGTACAATATGGCCCGAATAACGTTGGTGGCGTCATCAACCTGATCAGTAAACCCATTCCGCTGAAATGGGAAAATGAGATTGCCGAGCGCGCCACGTTTTACGGTAAGGGACACAATCTTTGGGATACCTACCTTCGCACCGGCGGCATGCTGAATGATGACTTCGGGCTGCAGGTCGAAGCTAACCAGGTAAAAGGTAGTTCGTTCCGCGAGCATAGCGACAGCAAAGTTCAGAACTTCCGCGTACGCGGCCTGTGGAACATCAACGAAGACACCACCTTAAATCTCTCCTACCAATACTACGATGCACACGCCGATCTGGCGGGTGCCCTTTCGACCGCAGACTATAATCGCGATCGTCGTCAAAGCACCCGTCCATGGGATGATTACGACGGTCACACCAAGCGTTATAGCGCAGTTTATAACCAGCAGCTCGGTTCACTGGGTTTTATTGATAACGCAGAATTTAACTGGATGTTCTTTGGTCATGAGTCGGATCGTGATTTCCACGTCGGCATGAGTAAAGTCGCCGGGCAAAACTTCAACCCGGCCTTACCTGCCGATATCGTGCAAAACTCGCCGCGTAGTTTCAGGGTCTGGGGGACTGAACCGCGTATCAGCATGGATATCAACGGCGATAATGTGAACCAGCAATGGATTGTGGGTGGGCGCTTTGTCAGTGAAAAAATCGATTACCAGGTACGTCAGCGCACGCTGGCTACAGGCGTGACAGCGGTAACGCGTGACTGGGACTTTGATAATAATGCCTGGGCAGGTTATATCAGCAATGCCGTCAAACTGTTCAATGACACGCTGACCATTACGCCGGGTATGCGCTATGAGAACATCAGCGAAAAATACACCGATAAAAAAACGGGCCAGCGCACCTCCACGCCGGACACGCAGTGGCTTCCCGGCCTGACGGTAGGTTACCAGCTTACCTCGCAGTGGTTCCTGTATGCAGATATGCAGAAAAGCCTGCGTCCGGCACAGGCTACGCAAATCGTGAAAGGCGGCGACGTCAGCTCTGAACTGGCATGGAACTACGAGAGTGGCGTACGTTACAAACCAACCGAGAATGTCAGCCTTCATGCCGGTCTGTATCGCATTGATTATAAAGACCAGATCTCCTACGACAGCGTATCTGATAGCTATCTCAACATCGGACGCACCCGCCATCAGGGCGTTGAGCTGGAAGGGTTCTGGAGCCCGCAAGCCATTGAAGGCCTCAAATTGCATGCAGGATATGCTTACCTGCAAGCGGAACAGCGTAACGGCGTGAACCGTGGTAAAGAAGTGCCGTATGCCTCGCGCACGCAACTGACGCTGGATGGAAGCTATGACTGGCGTGAAACCACCTTCTCGCTGGCGGGCTACTACTTCAGTAAATCCTATGCGGATGCAGCGAATACCGTTTCGGAGAACAGCACCGGTTCCGTTGGTCAAATGCCGTCTTACTGGGTATGGAATGCTCAAGTGAGCCGCGATCTGTTTAAGTCGGGCAGTACTGTGCTGAACGGCTATGTCGGAATTAACAATATTTTCAATCGTGACTACTGGTTCCGCGGTATTGATACCAGCCCGTGGGGGCGTCAGCCAGCGCCGGGACGTTCAGTCACTGCGGGCGTTAGCCTGAAGTTCTGA
- a CDS encoding ABC transporter substrate-binding protein, which translates to MKGQWLIIIFTALVWPWAAQAQSVTVTDLAGRQVTLNAPATRIILADSRMLLPMSLLHPGDALKGIVGWDDSLQTRAPDMGRFFTRHYPALPSIPVFINPYRSSFNVEQATMLKPDLIVFDTGILKKLESEGTLALLEKSGIPVVFIDFRQQPLTHTPESMRLLGEVTAEQENAGRFIQRWNQLLDRTRQRVAKIPREAWPGVVFENHAGMTGMNCCTVFGRNSFGQFIPEAGGRNLMADKVPPQGADISAELLIAVRPDIYLMSGADWSQRGSSSLAVPLGYEASRASTLPKLQKLMQREGVSVLPVAKGKQVMAIYHQFYDSPFNVVALEAMAKLFHPQQFDDVDPQADLASLYRDFVGIPYSGLFYVQP; encoded by the coding sequence ATGAAAGGCCAGTGGCTTATTATCATATTTACCGCTTTAGTGTGGCCGTGGGCGGCACAGGCACAATCGGTTACCGTGACCGATCTTGCCGGTCGCCAGGTCACGCTGAACGCACCCGCAACGCGCATCATTCTCGCTGACAGCCGAATGTTGTTACCGATGAGCCTGCTGCATCCTGGCGATGCGCTTAAAGGGATTGTCGGATGGGATGATTCGCTGCAAACCCGGGCGCCGGATATGGGGCGTTTTTTTACCCGGCATTATCCAGCGCTGCCTTCCATACCGGTATTTATTAACCCTTACCGGAGCAGCTTTAACGTTGAACAAGCCACGATGCTAAAACCGGATCTGATTGTTTTCGATACGGGGATCCTGAAGAAGCTCGAAAGTGAAGGGACGCTGGCATTACTGGAGAAAAGCGGAATTCCGGTGGTGTTTATCGATTTTCGCCAGCAACCCTTAACCCATACACCGGAGAGTATGCGGCTATTGGGGGAGGTGACAGCCGAACAGGAGAATGCCGGGCGCTTCATTCAGCGTTGGAATCAATTATTGGATCGTACCCGTCAGCGAGTGGCAAAAATCCCCCGAGAAGCGTGGCCTGGCGTTGTGTTTGAAAACCATGCCGGTATGACGGGCATGAACTGCTGTACCGTATTTGGTCGCAACAGTTTTGGCCAGTTCATTCCTGAAGCCGGTGGCCGCAATCTGATGGCGGACAAAGTGCCCCCTCAGGGAGCCGATATTAGCGCCGAATTGCTGATTGCGGTGCGCCCCGACATTTATTTAATGAGTGGCGCCGACTGGAGCCAGCGCGGGAGTTCTTCGCTGGCAGTGCCGCTGGGATATGAAGCCAGCCGCGCCAGTACCTTACCGAAGCTGCAGAAGCTGATGCAGCGAGAAGGGGTGAGTGTATTGCCCGTGGCGAAGGGCAAGCAGGTAATGGCCATCTATCACCAATTCTACGACAGCCCTTTCAACGTTGTGGCACTGGAAGCCATGGCTAAACTTTTCCATCCCCAGCAGTTTGACGATGTCGATCCGCAGGCCGATTTAGCATCGTTATACCGCGACTTTGTCGGCATTCCTTACAGCGGGTTGTTTTACGTCCAGCCTTAA
- a CDS encoding HpcH/HpaI aldolase family protein, which yields MISLALPGERRRSSNGLFGILNSVPHPTLVEMIAIAGYDFVILDLEHLPHNETLLSHCIQLAQLNHCTPLIRLTCDDIPRAGRLLDMGAGGIVLSRAESAEQVNALKNAMFFPPIGTRGITGGSVTGFGTLPLEDYIRQVNEKLWLVPMIETPAGIEAIDAIVLIPQVTMVMEGALDLAMSMQLGPQPTHPEVEALIRQLAARCQAAGKSFCANPRTAEQQQYWQRQGVDSWLCGEDRGFLFRALKQRLTDVQSL from the coding sequence ATGATCTCGCTTGCACTACCAGGGGAACGCCGCAGGTCCAGCAATGGGCTATTTGGCATTCTCAACTCCGTTCCCCACCCGACCCTTGTTGAGATGATTGCCATTGCCGGGTATGACTTCGTGATACTCGATCTGGAACATCTTCCCCATAACGAAACGCTTCTTAGCCACTGTATTCAACTGGCGCAGCTCAACCACTGCACGCCATTGATACGCCTCACCTGTGACGACATTCCGCGCGCTGGCCGCCTGCTCGATATGGGAGCAGGCGGGATTGTACTATCACGGGCGGAAAGTGCGGAACAGGTTAACGCCCTGAAAAATGCGATGTTCTTTCCCCCCATTGGAACACGAGGTATCACCGGCGGCAGCGTTACCGGCTTCGGTACTTTGCCCCTTGAGGATTATATCCGCCAGGTCAATGAGAAGTTATGGCTGGTGCCCATGATTGAAACGCCGGCCGGCATTGAGGCTATTGACGCCATAGTGCTTATCCCTCAGGTCACGATGGTTATGGAAGGTGCGCTTGACCTGGCAATGAGCATGCAACTTGGCCCACAGCCTACGCATCCTGAGGTTGAAGCGCTTATTCGCCAACTGGCTGCACGTTGCCAAGCCGCAGGGAAATCTTTTTGCGCCAACCCCCGCACCGCAGAGCAGCAGCAATACTGGCAACGCCAGGGCGTGGATAGCTGGCTGTGCGGCGAAGATCGCGGTTTTTTGTTTCGGGCGCTAAAGCAACGGCTTACTGACGTTCAGTCTCTTTAA
- a CDS encoding ATP-grasp domain-containing protein, with the protein MFNQKPYVIISHVVNAAVTEGFIPAAQHLGYSVILLTDHAMAHNSKVDDSVTVIECEVFNPLSILDTLTEWGITPAALFSNSDHLQTATAIAATALGLPAKNWQICYAAKEKWRMRQRLKALGQPSVWSAQLLPDASPAADWPWPVVIKPGQGVASMDVRLIEDLTRCQHYLDSLPVRQTLLVEAFMQGPLFTLETLGDGNELVAIGGFDVELSAPPHFVEMSARWAGEHSTRWKQQALAQLREFGVGFGACHSEFIVTDNGPVLVEINYRSIGDGREFLLDRLLPEGWFTPILRLHLGEPLPPIKAEQGEALIHYLVADRSGTLQTAPQPLNAPGLHYRPLKSTGDRIELTHSNKDYLGVLYFEASDDTQLKQLTNRTLAALKWEIV; encoded by the coding sequence ATGTTCAACCAAAAGCCCTATGTGATCATCAGTCACGTTGTTAACGCGGCCGTGACAGAAGGTTTTATTCCCGCAGCGCAACACCTGGGCTATTCGGTGATCCTGCTTACCGATCACGCGATGGCGCATAACAGCAAGGTGGATGACAGCGTTACGGTTATCGAATGCGAAGTATTTAACCCACTGTCCATTCTCGACACGCTCACCGAATGGGGGATCACGCCTGCTGCGCTGTTCTCCAATAGCGATCACTTGCAAACGGCTACCGCTATTGCCGCCACTGCACTTGGTCTGCCCGCCAAGAACTGGCAAATTTGCTACGCCGCGAAAGAGAAATGGCGCATGCGCCAGCGCCTGAAAGCACTCGGGCAACCTTCAGTCTGGTCTGCTCAACTCCTTCCTGATGCATCACCGGCCGCTGACTGGCCGTGGCCAGTCGTGATCAAGCCAGGCCAGGGCGTAGCGTCTATGGATGTACGGCTTATTGAGGATCTCACGCGTTGCCAGCACTACCTTGACTCCCTGCCAGTCCGCCAGACATTGCTGGTTGAAGCGTTCATGCAAGGGCCGCTGTTTACGCTGGAAACCCTCGGTGATGGCAATGAGCTGGTGGCAATTGGCGGTTTCGATGTCGAACTCTCCGCGCCGCCGCACTTTGTGGAGATGAGTGCGCGTTGGGCCGGTGAACATAGCACACGCTGGAAGCAGCAGGCGCTGGCACAGTTGCGTGAGTTTGGCGTGGGGTTTGGCGCTTGTCACAGCGAATTTATCGTTACCGATAATGGCCCCGTATTAGTTGAAATCAATTACCGCAGCATTGGCGATGGCCGCGAATTTCTGCTGGACCGCCTGCTGCCGGAGGGGTGGTTCACGCCGATCCTGCGTCTGCATCTTGGCGAACCGCTGCCGCCGATAAAAGCGGAACAGGGTGAAGCGCTCATCCATTATCTCGTCGCCGATCGCAGTGGCACCTTGCAAACCGCACCTCAACCGCTCAACGCTCCGGGCCTCCACTACCGTCCGCTCAAATCCACCGGCGATCGCATCGAGCTCACCCACTCAAATAAAGATTACCTCGGCGTGCTGTACTTTGAAGCCAGCGATGACACGCAGCTCAAACAGCTCACTAACCGTACTCTCGCCGCACTAAAGTGGGAGATTGTCTGA